A genomic window from Chloroflexota bacterium includes:
- a CDS encoding alpha/beta fold hydrolase, whose translation MSPSLHRDEPVFITGAPLDRARIAMILMHGRGASAQDILTLGDEFARADVAYLAPQAANQTWYPFRFFEPIEKNEPWLSSALAVIGDLLARIAASGIPAERTVLAGFSQGACLVAEFAARHARRYGGVVALSGALIGPDGVTRPTTGTLDQTQVFLGCGEDDIHIPKERVLATERTLRARGGNVTTRFYSDVRHTIYADEIEFVRAMLEQIE comes from the coding sequence ATGAGTCCCTCGCTTCATCGAGACGAACCGGTTTTCATCACCGGCGCACCGCTCGACCGCGCGCGCATCGCGATGATTCTCATGCACGGGCGCGGCGCGTCGGCGCAAGACATTCTCACGCTTGGAGACGAATTCGCGCGTGCTGATGTTGCCTATCTCGCGCCGCAAGCGGCAAACCAGACCTGGTATCCGTTTCGCTTTTTCGAACCCATCGAAAAAAACGAACCGTGGCTATCGTCGGCGCTCGCGGTGATCGGAGACCTGTTGGCGCGCATCGCCGCGTCCGGCATTCCCGCCGAACGAACCGTACTCGCCGGATTTTCTCAAGGCGCGTGCCTCGTGGCTGAATTTGCGGCGCGTCACGCGCGGCGATACGGCGGCGTCGTCGCACTTTCCGGTGCGCTGATCGGACCGGATGGCGTCACGCGCCCTACCACCGGCACGCTCGACCAGACCCAGGTTTTCCTGGGATGCGGCGAGGACGATATTCACATTCCTAAAGAACGCGTCCTCGCAACCGAACGCACTTTGCGCGCGCGCGGCGGGAATGTGACCACGCGGTTTTACTCCGACGTGAGACACACGATATACGCCGACGAGATCGAATTCGTCCGTGCAATGTTAGAACAAATCGAGTGA
- a CDS encoding AAA family ATPase, whose translation MAIRYNSIMPITRLYFLGTPKLELDDVPADITSVKSIALLALLAMQREPLARERILGMLWAESADDAARKNLRNALWSIRKALGEDVIRADDDHLSLGESVWVDAREMERIADSEWQIADGKSQIADVSSTIRLSPSAIALYRGEFLDGIALSDAPEFELWLTGIRERLAQAHLRLLAALVEQQRARADWREVITTARRALAHDNLQEPMYRALMHAHAQLGERAEALREYDALRAALERELGVAPLPETDALRDAIVAGTIRASEPPQPSPRARISRAAPLHTPLVGRRVEMDTLSDEWNLVQSGHTRVAIIVGELGIGKSRLWQEWSSTSAGNALVLETRCLDSTQSLPFAPLTRLFDRADLARRLFTPASPVAPTWLAEAARLLPGIRANLPSLPTSTPLSPEEECLRLFEALAQLLLALKQPLVMFVDDAHWADRASLDWLGFLTHRLADQPLLLVIAYRPEDAPAALSHVVARWAREGIARRLALARLTPAECAALTALLGGDPGSIERAQTQSAGNPYFLIELLRAAPNDIPPALGELVRARLAALPDAAQQIAQAAAVLESDFDLAMLRRTSGRDEEETLQALDVLLNANILVERQNQYEFAHPLVAAITREGIHRARRAFLHRRAAETLASVYGARVQPVAGRLAAHYTEANDPPRAARFAEIAAEHALALGAPDQAAQFYRQALANEPTPERQLGLGRVLQRQGELAAARASFEVAKREYERAGNLRGAARAQVNIAETYFPAGQFAEGQQALERALKYMDTDDDPLAHAMAHLMLGTGPTGNTLQTNEIENHLLEATRHAQEHNLPEIAARGQFALGNQRAERGNLRGALDAYTQSITFARAAGNDYQEILGHNNLAYHALLLGELDTAREHVAQGFAPAEARALRVALQYLHSTRGEIALAEKRWQDAEDDFRRGLVITESLGNHEQAASYRANLALVARGRGDLDAALIALEEARDAAARLNAPHLQAKIELWLAEVYAERGERAAFEEALARAEARLKDSGRGALQDWARRLREDKEVWTRTNADKRR comes from the coding sequence GTGGCAATCCGCTATAATTCGATCATGCCCATTACGCGATTGTATTTTCTTGGAACGCCGAAACTCGAACTCGATGACGTACCCGCCGACATCACGTCGGTCAAATCCATCGCGCTGCTCGCCTTGCTCGCGATGCAACGCGAGCCGCTCGCGCGCGAGCGCATCCTGGGAATGTTGTGGGCGGAAAGCGCAGACGACGCCGCGCGCAAAAATCTACGTAACGCGTTGTGGAGCATTCGCAAAGCACTCGGCGAGGACGTTATCCGCGCTGACGACGATCACCTCTCGCTCGGTGAATCCGTGTGGGTGGACGCGCGCGAGATGGAGCGGATAGCGGATAGCGAATGGCAAATCGCAGATGGCAAATCGCAGATAGCAGATGTGTCATCTACCATTCGCCTTTCGCCATCCGCTATTGCGCTTTATCGCGGCGAATTTCTCGACGGCATCGCGTTGAGCGACGCGCCGGAATTTGAATTGTGGTTGACTGGCATCCGTGAACGTTTGGCGCAAGCACATTTGCGTTTGCTCGCCGCGCTCGTCGAACAACAACGCGCACGCGCGGATTGGCGCGAGGTCATCACGACTGCGCGCCGCGCGCTCGCCCACGATAATTTACAAGAGCCGATGTATCGCGCGTTGATGCACGCGCACGCGCAACTCGGCGAGCGCGCGGAGGCGCTGCGCGAGTATGACGCGTTGCGAGCCGCGCTCGAACGCGAACTGGGCGTCGCGCCGTTGCCAGAAACCGACGCGCTGCGCGACGCGATTGTTGCCGGGACTATTCGCGCGAGCGAGCCGCCTCAGCCCAGCCCCCGCGCGCGCATATCGCGCGCCGCGCCGTTGCACACTCCACTCGTCGGTCGGCGCGTTGAGATGGACACACTCTCCGATGAATGGAATCTTGTTCAAAGCGGACACACACGCGTCGCAATCATTGTCGGCGAGTTGGGCATTGGCAAATCGCGCTTGTGGCAAGAATGGTCGAGCACCTCCGCGGGCAACGCGCTCGTTCTCGAAACGCGCTGTCTCGATTCGACCCAGTCGCTGCCGTTTGCGCCATTGACGCGCCTGTTTGATCGCGCCGATCTCGCGCGCAGATTGTTCACACCCGCATCGCCCGTCGCGCCGACCTGGCTTGCCGAAGCCGCGCGCTTGTTGCCCGGCATTCGCGCGAACTTGCCATCATTGCCTACGTCCACTCCGCTTTCACCCGAAGAAGAGTGCCTCCGATTGTTCGAAGCACTAGCGCAACTGTTGCTCGCGCTCAAGCAACCGCTCGTGATGTTTGTGGACGACGCGCATTGGGCAGACCGCGCCTCGCTCGACTGGCTTGGCTTTCTCACGCATCGTCTTGCCGATCAACCGCTGTTGCTCGTCATCGCGTATCGTCCCGAGGACGCGCCCGCCGCGCTCTCGCACGTCGTCGCGCGTTGGGCGCGCGAAGGCATTGCGCGCCGGCTCGCGCTCGCGCGTTTGACGCCCGCGGAATGCGCCGCGCTCACCGCGCTGCTCGGCGGCGATCCTGGGTCGATAGAACGCGCGCAAACCCAGAGCGCGGGCAATCCGTACTTTTTGATCGAGCTCTTGCGCGCCGCGCCGAACGATATTCCACCGGCGCTCGGCGAACTGGTGCGCGCGCGGCTCGCCGCATTGCCGGACGCGGCGCAACAAATCGCGCAAGCCGCCGCCGTGCTCGAATCGGATTTCGATCTCGCAATGTTGCGCCGCACGAGCGGTCGCGATGAAGAAGAAACGCTTCAAGCGTTGGATGTGTTGTTGAATGCGAACATTCTCGTCGAGCGACAGAATCAGTACGAGTTCGCGCATCCGCTCGTCGCCGCGATCACACGCGAGGGCATCCACCGCGCGCGCCGTGCGTTTCTACATCGCCGCGCGGCAGAAACGCTCGCCAGTGTGTACGGCGCGCGCGTGCAACCGGTCGCGGGACGCCTCGCCGCGCATTACACCGAAGCGAACGATCCGCCGCGCGCCGCGCGCTTTGCCGAAATCGCGGCGGAGCACGCGCTCGCGCTCGGCGCGCCGGACCAAGCCGCGCAATTTTATCGGCAGGCGCTTGCGAACGAACCGACCCCCGAACGACAGCTAGGACTGGGACGCGTGTTGCAACGCCAGGGCGAACTCGCGGCGGCGCGCGCGTCGTTCGAGGTGGCGAAACGCGAGTACGAACGCGCGGGCAATCTGCGCGGCGCGGCGCGCGCGCAAGTCAATATCGCAGAAACGTATTTTCCAGCCGGACAATTCGCCGAAGGGCAACAGGCGCTCGAACGCGCGCTCAAGTACATGGACACGGACGATGATCCGCTCGCGCACGCGATGGCGCACTTGATGCTCGGCACGGGTCCAACCGGGAATACCTTGCAGACTAACGAAATAGAAAATCATTTGCTCGAAGCCACGCGCCACGCGCAAGAGCACAACCTGCCAGAGATCGCCGCGCGCGGTCAATTTGCCTTGGGTAACCAGCGCGCGGAACGCGGCAACTTGCGCGGCGCGCTCGACGCGTACACGCAATCCATCACGTTTGCGCGCGCGGCGGGAAACGATTATCAAGAAATCCTGGGACACAACAACCTGGCGTACCACGCATTGCTCTTGGGTGAACTCGATACCGCGCGCGAGCACGTCGCGCAAGGATTCGCGCCCGCCGAGGCGCGCGCGTTGCGCGTGGCGTTGCAGTACTTGCACAGCACGCGCGGCGAGATCGCACTCGCGGAAAAAAGATGGCAGGACGCCGAAGATGATTTTCGACGCGGGCTGGTCATCACGGAATCGCTCGGCAATCACGAGCAAGCCGCCAGTTATCGCGCGAATCTCGCGCTCGTCGCGCGCGGGCGCGGCGATTTGGACGCCGCACTGATCGCACTCGAAGAAGCGCGCGATGCGGCAGCGCGGCTCAACGCGCCGCACCTCCAAGCGAAAATCGAACTGTGGCTTGCGGAAGTGTACGCGGAACGCGGCGAACGCGCCGCGTTCGAAGAAGCGCTTGCCCGCGCGGAGGCGCGCCTGAAAGACAGCGGACGCGGCGCGTTGCAGGATTGGGCGCGGCGATTGCGCGAAGACAAAGAGGTTTGGACGCGGACAAACGCAGACAAACGCAGATGA
- a CDS encoding HAMP domain-containing protein — protein sequence MKRFNFTFTLMARVILLVSIGLLLMFGGFAFLSLEAVRESTDRALQERMLLAQITASRVDDLLQQKITSLQTVRDESPFDPNRDNPETLAPILHTFAQHLGDFVQYVAVTDREGNVILSEPLMPELVGANVASNRYAQKVLKTGQPVVSGYFAPEKVESTAAILVSTSKNNGTTNGVIIAAVNLKHPSISHLLGPLGLGKQGYAEIVDEEGFPLASTSEEQSWQNCRYGDRFASLIRDRGTVVGQCHDCHTTSATQKRQNGVMAFAALTTAPWGIVVQQDEREAFAYTKELEHNLSLFGGVAFFITLIVAWLLTRSVVKPVQTLIAASQHIAADDLARPIPRVGGGEVSILGASLDTMRERLKKSLDEIQGWNSELEQRVESRTQELEQAEQSRRELLRKLVVAQEEERRGLARELHDETSQALTALVVGLETATTAPAESVDVMKARLNPIKAMATAMLREIQRIIHDLRPAILDDLGLVQAIDWYAETRLKVHGIQVGFETAGVEKRLPSEVETVVFRLAQEAINNIVRHAGAEAVSISLEFADDAVTLEVEDDGCGFDPATALSPGKGNATFGLLGMKERAALFGGIVSIESKIEEGTKVTAKIPLKGTNGNGKDPSVVGGRSRDVARRTEGTAQSV from the coding sequence ATGAAACGATTCAATTTTACGTTCACGCTGATGGCGCGTGTCATCCTGCTCGTTTCGATTGGCTTGCTCTTGATGTTCGGCGGATTTGCGTTTCTGAGTTTGGAAGCCGTGCGCGAAAGTACTGATCGCGCGTTGCAAGAACGGATGCTTCTCGCGCAGATCACCGCCAGCCGCGTGGACGATTTGCTGCAACAAAAAATCACCTCGCTCCAAACCGTGCGGGATGAATCCCCGTTCGACCCCAATCGCGACAATCCAGAAACGCTCGCGCCAATTCTCCATACCTTCGCGCAACACCTCGGCGATTTCGTACAGTACGTCGCGGTAACCGATCGCGAAGGGAATGTGATTCTATCCGAACCGTTGATGCCGGAACTGGTCGGCGCGAATGTGGCTTCGAATCGCTACGCCCAAAAAGTGCTCAAGACCGGTCAGCCGGTCGTGTCCGGTTATTTCGCGCCGGAAAAGGTAGAATCCACCGCGGCGATTTTGGTTTCCACTTCAAAAAACAATGGCACAACGAATGGCGTCATCATCGCCGCGGTCAATCTCAAGCATCCCAGCATCAGTCATCTCCTCGGACCGTTAGGGCTGGGCAAACAGGGCTACGCCGAGATCGTAGATGAAGAAGGTTTTCCGCTCGCCAGCACATCGGAGGAACAATCGTGGCAGAACTGCCGCTATGGTGATCGCTTTGCCAGTTTGATTCGTGATCGCGGCACGGTGGTCGGGCAATGCCACGATTGTCACACCACATCGGCAACTCAGAAAAGACAAAACGGCGTGATGGCGTTTGCCGCGCTCACCACCGCGCCGTGGGGTATCGTCGTCCAACAAGATGAACGCGAGGCGTTCGCGTACACCAAAGAGTTGGAGCATAATCTGTCCTTGTTCGGCGGCGTCGCGTTTTTCATCACCCTCATCGTCGCGTGGCTCTTGACGCGCAGCGTGGTCAAGCCGGTCCAAACGTTGATCGCCGCCTCGCAACACATCGCGGCGGATGACTTGGCGCGACCGATTCCGCGCGTCGGCGGCGGCGAGGTGAGCATCCTGGGAGCGTCGCTGGACACTATGCGCGAGCGGCTGAAAAAATCCCTGGACGAGATCCAGGGATGGAATTCGGAACTCGAACAACGCGTGGAATCGCGCACGCAAGAGTTGGAACAAGCCGAGCAAAGTCGCCGCGAGTTGTTACGCAAACTGGTCGTCGCGCAAGAAGAAGAGCGCCGCGGGTTGGCGCGCGAACTGCATGACGAAACGAGCCAGGCGTTGACCGCGCTCGTCGTCGGATTGGAGACCGCCACGACCGCGCCGGCGGAGTCGGTGGACGTGATGAAAGCGCGGCTGAATCCGATCAAGGCGATGGCGACCGCGATGCTGCGCGAAATTCAGCGCATCATCCACGACTTGCGCCCCGCGATCCTGGACGACCTGGGATTGGTGCAAGCGATAGATTGGTACGCGGAAACGCGCCTCAAAGTGCATGGCATTCAGGTCGGCTTTGAGACCGCGGGCGTCGAAAAACGCTTGCCGTCCGAAGTCGAGACCGTCGTCTTTCGACTCGCGCAAGAAGCCATCAACAATATCGTGCGCCACGCTGGCGCAGAAGCGGTTAGCATCAGTCTGGAATTTGCGGACGATGCCGTTACGCTCGAAGTGGAAGACGACGGTTGTGGTTTCGATCCGGCAACCGCGCTATCCCCCGGAAAAGGGAATGCCACCTTTGGTCTCCTGGGAATGAAAGAACGCGCCGCTCTCTTTGGCGGAATCGTTAGCATCGAATCCAAGATTGAAGAGGGCACGAAAGTGACCGCCAAGATTCCGCTGAAAGGAACGAATGGGAATGGCAAAGATCCGAGTGTTGTTGGTGGACGATCACGCGATGTTGCGAGAAGGACTGAAGGCACTGCTCAGTCTGTGTGA
- a CDS encoding dienelactone hydrolase family protein, with the protein MSSQTPPIPPSPTTGGDDSLRNYLVTEFVEDYQEGHITRRDAIKKLAAIFGSAAFATNFLAACAPAPTAVPPTAMPPTAMPPPTTAPTAMPPTAMPPPTTAPTAMPPTAMPPTATATRAATSAATPAPTGNPVTINPNDPDIEARMVEYDSKTFKIAAYLAKPKGNGPFPIVLVCHENRGLLEHIKDVARRFAKAGYAALAVDLLSRDGGTEKVGANVPGVLGNAPPTQFVEDFQAGLKYMQAQTFVAKDKVGMTGFCFGGGITWRCATQMPELRAAVPYYGPNPPLEDIPNIKAAVLAMYGGTDTRINAGIPAVEDALKKANKTFEKIIYDGAGHAFNNDTGASYNANAAKDAWAKMLAWFDKYVKA; encoded by the coding sequence ATGAGTAGCCAGACGCCCCCCATTCCCCCCAGTCCCACGACCGGCGGCGACGATAGTTTGCGTAACTATCTCGTGACCGAATTCGTCGAGGACTATCAAGAAGGGCACATCACGCGCCGCGACGCGATTAAAAAACTCGCCGCGATTTTTGGCAGCGCCGCGTTCGCGACGAATTTCCTTGCCGCGTGCGCGCCTGCACCGACTGCGGTGCCACCGACCGCGATGCCGCCGACCGCGATGCCGCCCCCCACGACGGCACCTACCGCGATGCCGCCCACCGCGATGCCACCTCCCACGACAGCACCTACGGCGATGCCACCCACCGCGATGCCGCCTACCGCGACGGCGACTCGCGCCGCGACAAGCGCGGCAACGCCTGCGCCAACCGGAAATCCGGTAACCATCAATCCGAACGACCCAGACATCGAAGCCAGGATGGTCGAGTACGACAGCAAGACGTTCAAGATTGCGGCGTACCTCGCCAAGCCAAAGGGCAACGGACCTTTCCCCATCGTTCTCGTGTGCCACGAAAATCGCGGCTTGCTCGAGCACATCAAAGACGTCGCGCGCCGCTTTGCCAAAGCCGGTTATGCTGCGCTCGCGGTGGATTTGCTTTCGCGTGATGGCGGCACGGAAAAAGTCGGTGCGAATGTGCCAGGCGTGTTGGGCAATGCGCCACCAACCCAGTTCGTCGAAGACTTCCAAGCGGGTCTCAAGTACATGCAAGCGCAAACCTTCGTCGCAAAAGATAAAGTGGGAATGACCGGCTTTTGCTTCGGCGGCGGCATCACATGGCGCTGTGCGACCCAGATGCCGGAATTGCGCGCGGCGGTTCCATACTATGGACCGAACCCGCCGCTCGAAGACATCCCCAACATCAAAGCCGCGGTTCTCGCCATGTATGGCGGCACGGATACGCGCATCAATGCGGGCATCCCAGCCGTCGAGGACGCGTTGAAGAAGGCAAACAAGACGTTCGAGAAGATCATTTACGACGGGGCGGGGCACGCGTTCAACAACGATACCGGCGCAAGTTACAACGCGAACGCCGCTAAAGATGCGTGGGCAAAGATGCTCGCGTGGTTCGACAAGTACGTGAAAGCGTAA